The Carassius carassius chromosome 34, fCarCar2.1, whole genome shotgun sequence genome has a segment encoding these proteins:
- the LOC132114505 gene encoding ras-related protein Rap-1b-like → MREYKLVVLGSGGVGKSALTVQFVQGIFVEKYDPTIEDSYRKAIEVDGQQCMLEILDTAGTEQFTAMRDLYMKNGQGFALVYSITAQSTFNDLQDLREQILRVKDTEDVPMILVGNKCDLEDERVVGKEQGQNLARQWSNCAFLESSAKSKINVNEIFYDLVRQINRKTPVEKRAKKKSNCILL, encoded by the exons ATGCGTGAATATAAGCTTGTGGTCCTGGGCTCTGGAGGCGTGGGGAAGTCTGCACTG ACAGTTCAGTTTGTACAGGGAATATTTGTTGAAAAATATGATCCCACAATAGAAGACTCGTATAGAAAGGCAA ttgAGGTTGATGGGCAGCAATGTATGCTAGAGATCCTGGACACTGCAGGCACA GAGCAATTCACAGCGATGAGGGACCTGTACATGAAGAATGGGCAAGGTTTTGCTCTGGTTTACTCCATCACAGCACAGTCCACCTTCAATGACCTGCAGGACCTACGAGAGCAGATTCTAAGAGTAAAGGACACAGAGGAT GTGCCAATGATCTTGGTTGGAAATAAGTGTGATTTAGAGGATGAGAGGGTGGTTGGGAAGGAGCAGGGTCAAAATCTTGCTCGTCAGTGGAGTAATTGTGCCTTTTTAGAATCTTCTGCCAAATCAAAGATCAACGTCAATGAG ATCTTTTATGACTTGGTAAGGCAGATAAACAGAAAGACGCCGGTGGAGAAGAGAgcgaaaaaaaagtcaaactgcATTCTGCTGTAA